Within the Stigmatopora argus isolate UIUO_Sarg chromosome 23, RoL_Sarg_1.0, whole genome shotgun sequence genome, the region aaaagcattggaaattcagttttttatagatctaaaataatgtttatttgagcttttttttttaaatatatttttagatttttagaaaatgatttttgaactaaaaacacagaaaaaaatggattaaaaatgacaattattgatttaaaagggggaaaatcaggaaatttaatatacatcgatactcttcattttaatttgatcctaaaacaaaaagtcggcactcattatttacttttccgggccacacaaaatgatgcggcgggccagatttggcccccgggccgccactttgacacttgtgatctaaagtttcatccaaagtggatggggttcccaatcagttggtgtccctttttgtatgcactaaattcaagatgtatggcgctgacagcttgactgtctgggtacattgcttgctaacacgctatatttatatagtgaaaagatagatgggtgaaaggggaatgcgtgtgtgcatatcatgcttaaattatgacaatattagcagtcgacaatgatGTTTTCAGTGACCAAGACGCTCCGGATTAGagtcgaaatgggtaaaaccagatcggtttaacaaaaaaaatagttgttATAGGGCGTACCCAATTTGAAACGATCCAAAATCGTATAAAATACGTGTAAAAAAAACGtggaagttgacaggtatgggtaaCATTGGGGTAAGGGGAGCGAGGGCTGATAACTTTACACCGACCGACATCTTATTTTGGAAACAAACGATGCGCGACGGGGCTGACGGTGCTACTGACATGACATTAAGACGGAACATGTAGCCCCGAGAGGAGCACGCTGCCCGGGACGTGGCGGGATACTTGACTGAGCGTGCTCAGACGGGCGAAACGCACGCCCTGACAATCTCATCCCGCGCGATCGATAGCTGCCGGGGACCACGCGCCGCCTCGTCACGGCCCGGCGAACGCGCGATAGGCGGCCTTGATTTATGAGTCCGAGTCGAGACGGAGGCAGACCGTCTACCCGCCCCGCCGGTCTTGGTCTTCCCGGCCGGCGTGGCCGTCCTCCGTCCGCCCAACTGGCGACGGCGAAGATAAGATAGTCGACCTTGCTTCGAGATCGACGCTATCGTGTTCATctatagataatcaatatatagtaatgataaataaataatcaatgaatagtaATGGATCAATtcgtggtcaacataataaataaacagtatAAGTACCAGtaatatatattctatatatattatatatatatagaatgtttttattgtcattatacaagtatgacaatttaaatgtaatatataaaatgcaatatcaaaagattttaatttaaatatattgaatattttCAGTCAGTTAAGGTGCTTATTTACTTTAATACTTTTGAATACTTtatagcacgtgtcaaagtgaaggcccgggggccaaatctggtccgccgcatcattttgtgtggcccgggaaagtaaatcatgagtgccgactttctgttttaggattaaattaaaatgaagagtatagatgtatattcaatatgctgattcccccccccccttttaaatcaataattgtcattttttaatccattttttcgtgtttttagttcaaaaatcattttttaaatctaaaaatatattttaaaaaaactaaaataaacattgttttagatctataaaaaactgaatattcagggattttactccagttcttttaatccatttataaaaacaaaaaatctaaatatatctaaaatggtccagcccacgtgaaatcaagttgacgttaaagcggcccgcgaacttacccgagtctgacacccttccaATCCGATCCACTATCCAGCTATCAGTCATTTCTAGAATGCCGAAAGATGCTATAAAGTCGAAATGAAACTCAAATTGCCGAATTCTTTCAGATCGCTTTGACGTTCCCAACGAAAACTCGAGTTCGCAACCAAACGGATCGCTTCATCTCCAAAGGCTCCACTAAACCATCTAAACTAAGACCTCTGCGGAACCGATGAGTGGACCGCCTATACACATAAAACAGACTTTCCAGTCCACCCCAAAGACAGCCATCCTCCGCCCTCCTCCCGGGACGCATCAATATTCACGGGTCTGCCGGGTGCGTTTGCGCGTCGACTGTCTCATTAGCCTTTGATTCCCTGGCGCGAGAGCCCGCCGGCGCCGACAACACGCCGGCGTTTGAAGTACTCGCAACAGCTGCTCGCATTGATCTCCGTCCACTTTCTTATCGCGTGGGTCCGTGCCGCCCACCAATACACGCCAGGGGTACCGGCGCAACAGCTGGCGGCACATCGTCCCGTCGCCACCTGTCAATCATCTGCACGGCGGATGATCTTTGGCAGATTTCACCGCGGGAAGTGCCAGAAATTGGGCCTGGGGACCATTTTTTCGACGTGACCCCTAAACCAGATCTGAACCTTAGCGCAAGGATAATACGCTAGTCCACTCGATAGTCGCGCGGCGTTCAAGGGAACGTTATCGACGGCGCGAagaccgagaaaaaaaaatcaagactgaaggagggagggatggcGAAGAACCGCTTGGACGGGTCGATACGCCTGATAACATTATGGTGACCTTAATGGTACTAATGAAGAGAGCGCTGGACAGATAATCAGACCGCACCGATGCTCTATTAATGACTGCGGCGCCCCCAGGGATCATCATCGCATTTAAACACcctccaaaaatatatatatatacattctgCGAGTTGATTGAAGACTGACAAATGTCATTGGTTGACATTAGGATGAATCTaaactgttttgttgttgttcctaattggattggattggattggattggataactttattcatcccgtattcgggaaatttcgttgtcacagtagcaagagggtgagaatacagacacagaaaaaacattttagacataaatagataggtaataagtaagttaataaataaatacatgaataaatatataaataaataagcgtgtctctgaagtatatacatatatatatatatatatatatatatatgtatatatatatacacatatatgtatatatatatatatatatatatatatacacatatatatgtatatatatatacatatgtatatatatatgtgtatatgtgtgtgtatatatatatatacacatgcatgtacatacacccatacatatacatacgcacacatatattagcacacatatacatacatacatgcgaATAAAATGGATATCTACAGTCAGGCTTATTATTTTGAAGGAAGGAAGAGGGCATACCTCGGGGTGGACGTCTTTGCCGTAACTTGGGATGAACTTATTGGCTCGCTCGGGATGGGATGGGAGGGATGGCGCTCCTCCGACCTCGCCTCCTCTTTGCCGCTGTCTCCGCTGGCGTCTCACTATGAAACCTCGCTCTGATtgcgctcctcctcctcctcttttttttttttcttactcctCCCCTCGCTCACCCCGGCACCCCCTCTTTTTCTCCATCCCCGACGCCCCACCCTTCTGCTCTAACTTGACGTGAAAACTCGTGTTCTGCGTCGCATTGTTCCCCGAAAAGTGGCATTCGTTTGcaaacaaaatgttgatttGGCTATCATAAGTCGATCATTGAACCGCATTTTCCTTCCGGATCTTCCTTTTGCGGCTCATTCGATGCCATTGACGCCCAACGATGTCAGAATTTTTCTGATTTAGCTATTTTGAACGCATTACGTGGCTTTTACCGCCGCCGCTGGACCCCCCCAACGCATTGGAGTGATTCTTGtgcaaacaaattggacgtctctctCCTCATGTTAAAATGCGGGTGCGgcggaaaaaaacaagtgataAATTGTCAGtagaattgcaaaaaaaagtgcaaaaggaGGTTGGAATCTGCGACTAATGGGCTGAGAAATGGcgctggaataaaaaaaaaaatgaaaaaaaaggcgtAGGGCACTTAAGGTTTAGCAAAGTGCTCTGGGTAAAAATAAACCTCCCAGTTGCGCTTTGAGTGGGGGATAAAATTCTGTTGTTACCTCCCAAATTTTCAGACCAGATGACCGCCGGTGGATTCTATTCTTTCTGCGCACCCTCTCTGGCGTCAAGAGCCAGCCCTCCGCTGCCTCTGCCCCTGTTTCCATAGTGACACTTTCCCCGATTCTGGCTCCACATAATCAAGAGAGCCAGGGTGGGGGTTGCTGGGCTGggcggggtggggaggggggttttTACCAGGAGCCGGGGAGCTGAAGGAATGGCAAAAGATgaagaagatgaggaggaggggggggggttgaaaatGCAGGGGCAAACAGCAGCAAATAATGAACACGGAATGTCAATGACGGTTTGTCTGCAGCAAAACGCCACTCCGGGTTGGGATCGGGGCATTTTGGTAAGTCCAGgaataaatcaaaaataaaaaggtggcATATGGCTGACGTAATTATCGTGCTCATCAAACAACAGGGCGGCCACTTGTGCGCCGTGTCAACGCTCCCAGCGGCGAGGAGATAAATCATAGGATGTTGATCAATCTGAATATTAATGGCGATGCCGCTCAGCATGGGTGGAGATGCTGAGATGCTGAGATGCCTCCTCCAGTGGCGGAATAAAAGCCAGCACAACACATGTCATTCCTTTTAGAAAGGGAACAAAATGTGCTAAAAGGCAATGGAGGAGGAGCCTCAGTGACTTTTAGGCTTCTGGACGGATCGCCTTGGAAAGATGGCTTCCGATGTTTTTAGTTCCGAGAGCATCAAATcactatagttatctgaaaaccTTTTGTTAACAGAtgtctatttagcctgttgttcttcattttggtcaaataaaaaattgccctccaaaaaatgtaaaatgcgtAGCTTCAAATAAGATTATTATGGTCATTGTTGCTGTTTTGAGATGGACACGAGTTCTTGTAGTGAATTGGAAAGAGCGTACGACGACCCCGGACAGATTCTGGTGGaactttgaacattttcaagTTTAGTCCATTCAAAAGACCAATTTTAGAACTCTTTCTTCATGAACATATATgaagtacagtgatacctcgagatatgagcgtaatttgttccgggactgagctctaaaaacaaatacattcgttccaaccgtctgagaaaacaccaaaaacaggttattggattggatttttttttgttctaattcgtcatctattaacaaagtaacacataactagtggtttaatattactaaaatgtgtttaatagtactaaaattagacagattttgcatCGGTTAGAGAGGGAAGGGggcttttttgcacggcaacgcgctcataacataaacaaatgtaaatgaacttggattacgatgcagacactcaaaaataagtttaatcgaacctaacactaaacttaattctaatttagtttgacattttcatacctttcttctcccgggttggctctttttgccccgcctccacactgactttcagtcaatatcgaagattgtttgagtttgtattcccttcaaaatattcccaaaatgatgcacacaaatgtcctcacaatagaataacgcacgaccacttgccaacgag harbors:
- the LOC144069267 gene encoding uncharacterized protein LOC144069267; protein product: MEKKRGGGGGAQSERGFIVRRQRRQRQRGGEVGGAPSLPSHPERANKFIPSYGKDVHPEQPHASSQMKTTTSLKRRRGSGSPTAAASAGSNPRHRNQGFTLA